The Sparus aurata chromosome 15, fSpaAur1.1, whole genome shotgun sequence genomic interval ctgctggaggttcTGCATGAAGGCCAGACTAGGGTCTatcaaatagaaaataaaagaaaaagaaacatttttgtattttcagtaACATTAAATGTCAACCAGTTAGACAGCCACATTAATACAACACTGACCTCCTTGCTGACCCATGGACTGGTTTCGGAGGAAGCTGCTGAAGAGCTCTACTGGGTTCTGACCCATCGAAGGAAAAGGGAAGAGACTTTGCAGCATCTGCAGATCTGGTATAGCAGGGAACGGAGGCCTCTGCATATTCATCTGAGGGTGGTTTCCGAGGAAGGGTGGGGGTTGACCAGGGGGGATGGGTGGTGGCATTGGAAATCCTGGGGGGCTCTGTGGCATGGGTGGCCCAGTGGGGTGACCCATGGGACCAGGTGATCCAGGGGGAGGAATAGGAGGAGCAGAGGTGCCTGAAGGTACCATACCTCCAGTCTGTGGGTCCTCTGAGCCTCCACTGAACTGACTGGTACCTTCACCTTGATTCTGGGAGTAGCTGGAGCCACTGAAAAATAATGTGCACAAGTAGGTTCAGTGTGAGCTCAATTCCTTGAATTTGGTCTTTTACTTTGATGACAGATTACTTGAAGTTACCTCAGTCCAATTTTTTGTGCCAAGTTCACAGTAGGCTGAACCTTGATTTCAAACAGGGAGGGGATTTTCTTCCCGCCTTGCCCAGAGGCTCCATCCGTAGGACTGCTCTGTCCAGGAGTGGGTAGCAACCCCACCCCAGGAGGAGGCTTAGGAAGTGGGGCGATTCCCTGCTTTCTCAGATCCTCAAGCTCCAATTCATCCTCACGGGCGTTCTCCTCTTCAGTGTTTATTATCTGAGAAATGATTCAGTGAACAGAAACAGGACAGTTGTTGACTGTAAGACCTGAGACTGTCCTGTTGTAGAAGTGttaaaaccccccaaaaccataattttctttttgtcttacCTTATCAAGCAACTCTTTGGTTACATCATTCAAAGCCTCGTGGGAGAACTTACAGTTGTCCCCTTGATAACATTTGGCTCCTGTGTGAAAGAACTTGCACGGGTATTCATGTGCAACCACAGGTTAAGGAACAGGACTAATTAAAAGGTATAATGAGATTTAAGTTAATCAGGCAGAGCAATTACATAAGTGTAATTAAAAACACTTGTAGTCATTGGTGAAGGATattgtgcatgtaaatgcaATTATCTCCTTTACTGCAGTAACCCTGGAGGTAAAATTTGCAAAGCTCTTTTTTCTTATCAGGTATGACGAGCTCGTGTTCAAACTTGCACTGTTCCCCCTGCATgaagaaaatacattattatgTTTCAGTTAGGAAACGATCatctttttcaaatatttcagcGTAAATAAACTTACATTGTTAAAACAAGAGGAATAGCATTAGTGCTACTTTTACCTTGATGCATCGACCCTCCAGGAAATACTTGCAGATATATCTGCCATTGTGTTCAACTGTGTGCTGATTGATGAACTCCTTGCTCATAATTGGCCGTTTCTTCTGAAAACCAGAGGAATTTTTTCCTTCCTGcgacacaaaataaacaagagGATGTCGTCTGAGTTTTGCCTCTTTCTGCAATTAATTTGCAATTACATAGAATATTTCATCCTTATTGTATTGCTTCATAGATAAAAGAGCACTTAAATATGCTGGAAAACTTTACCTCACATAGTCTtaagaaacaaataattttGATTGCATCACTCAAATTACACACATCATTTTTAGCTGACCTCCTTTTTAGTGATGCACAAACAATCAAACTATTGGTGGTCAGAGAGACAGGAGTGCAAATTGAAGGTGTTGTTATTCACAATATTCGCAAGTATCTCCATTTACGATTATACTGAAAATGGAAATTCACCAGGATCAACTTATCCTTCTTGTTTTTATCCCGATTAAGAGATAAAATCGTACATCCTCCGGTCCATAGTAGATACCAGGAAATATCTACAAATCGGCTACCTGTTTTTTTACACTATAAATGTCAGTCTGTGCTCTAAAGTAATATCTTTTACATCTTGGTGCTGACAGTAAAAATATTCAGCACTAGCTTGATTCCCCATGACTATCATAATATTATCTACTTACAGGTAGGAATGGGTGAACGAGAGGCAAATTGTAGTTATTTGTCCATTAAGCTAGAAGGtgcacacatataaacacactaACCTAACCTGATTCCAATCTATCAGCATACTTACTGGCATCATTTCGTCCATGCCCTGGTCTCCTCCTCGACCTCGTCCACGTCCTCCCCAGGGTTTGCCCTTCAGCTTCTTGTTCTTGTTGAGCATCCCACGTCCTCTCCCTGGTCCACTCCCTCTGCCCCTGCCTCTCTGCCCATctgaaaattagatttttgaaGACACGATGAAACTCCTCACCAATGCATGAAATTGTATTCATTAACTGTGTTGACTCTATCACATAATATACAAACAGGTGAAACGTATTTGAATACGGGAAGCATTCATACACTGCTGTTGTTTCATCCCCCTCatgtttcctctcctcatctGGTCTTTTGCGTGGCGTCCCCTTCCGTGACTCTGGGAATCTTTTGACTGAGGATACTCATCGTCTTCAtaatcatcctcctcttcatcatagTCATATTTGTCATCACTGTAGTCGCTGTATTTGTCAAAATCGCTGCTCTTGTGTGGCGGGGACTTGCCATGGCCTCCTTTTGAATCCCGTCCATGCTGGAAAgttgacagagagagaaaattgTCTCACAATGATGCGTATATGAATATTTATCTTATGTAATTGTTTAGTAGTTAGGAGCTCACCTGAGAGGACTGGCCGTCGGACTCGCGGCTACATCCCTGGCTCTTCCGGTTTTTGGGCCGTTCTGGTCGGTCATAGTCAGAGTCATAACTGTcggagctggagctgctggaggggGAGTGGTGCTGAGggaacaaaggaaaaacaacattaaagtgAATTTTGAATTAGTTCCCATTCACGCCTTAACTGCAGTAGCACTATGAGATAACATGTATTGATCAAAAGTATGAGTGCATCTTACTTTCTGCCGGTCGCGCCTCCTCCTTTTAgacctcctcttctctctggtCTTCTTGTATCTTTTCCTCGAGTGCCTGTGggtcttttcttctttctctttacatttttccttttccttctctttttctttgtcatcattCACCTCCACAGactctttgttttcctcttcaaTTCCAATCCCTTCGTCATCTATTTCTCCGTCTTCCAGTTCGCCATCCTCTctataaagagaaaaaacatccaGCACAGTGAATGAGCTGTATGGAGGTTATATGCTGTATTTGTGTCTCAGACTTGTTTAGTCTCGGACGTGTTTTTCATATCACGAGAAAAACATCTGATGAGCGGATAAACCAGACCTTCTCTAATAatctaataaaaataataacaaaataaattaaactgaaCCCGTCATAACATCTTTTCCCTTCACTTGGAGCAAGGTAGCAACTATCATGCCAGACAGTTTCCAAGACACCCTAAGCCTTTTCTGTACCAAAAACATCCTGTCAGGAATTCAAGGCTAAGTTCTGATTTCCTGTGAACCAGCGTGCAgttattttataaaaaacaaatttaaagtTAACCTCAGATTTCTAGCAGTGGGATTATTCAGTTTCTTTATATAATGGCCACCTGGAATCAGAGACGGATAAGTATGATTTAGCACACATATGTTGCCAAATTACAAATCTTTATGACAAAGGTCCTATGTCATGCTGAAGTTCAAGTAAATATTTTTTACTGAAAATTTTAAATGGAATTTTAACAAAAGCCATCAGGCTAAATGCCCACGGGAACTCTCCAAAGAAATAATTACAAGGATTGAGAGCATTGTATTCAATGCTGGACACTAGAATACTTTGACATTCAAGTTTATAGAAACAGACGTCTATTACTGTTAATAACAGTTGTAGATTAGTATGTATTAGGAGTACTAAGTAGGAAAATTGATATTATCGCATATATATTGTCATCAGTGAAATAGCATGAAGCCAGATTGCTTTCATTGATTTAACGAATGCAGCATTTATGAGAAAAGGGACGAGGAGAAGAGGAACAAGTGCAGCATGATGCACAAATGACTGCTACTGCTACATCTGTTCAGAGCCATGCATTGTTCACTAGAGAGCCAAACATGTCTCATTAACTGATCGATATCAGCCATGAGAAGCAAAAAACCTATACAATTTGCATCCCTAGTAATTTTGGAAGAATGTGGAATTTTTTATTCGTTTGCTGCAGCACTCATGACCCTGTGTGGAGGCGTTATTACTGAACGAGTGAGCTGGTACCCTGGTGACTACTTCAAACAGATGATGCTTTCATCTGCCGGGTATCAGACAGTAACAGTAAATCTAAAACTAGTCGGTTATAACACATGAGCATGGCAGTTAAAAGCAGGTTTTTATAACACTTGATCCACATTTAAAATGATGCATCAACTTCCAATCTTTAAAACTGAGATGGAAACATACTCTATTACAACAGATGACCAATACAGAGCACGTATTTCATGTAATAATATATCCTAAAATCTTTTTTAACTGTCCATGTGAAACCATTTAACATCACAGTATGacaataacatatatatatatcaccgTTTCAGTGTTGATATTCTTTTGGTGACAAGTAACATTAGCTGCTTTTATAAGCCACCACACTCCTGTACCTAAACTTAACTTTCACTCAAGTGAAAACAGCACAGACTTCAGGATGCAATGTGGAGCAGTTGCCAACTTAAATATGACGCATATGAAATTGCACAATCATGTAACTATTTGAAGACTGAAAACAAATGCAGGCTGACTCTGTTAGAATACCATTTATAAAGGATGGCATACAAACACCCCAGCATCACTAATCAgtgtgtacagaaaaaaaagtatttttcacaCAACAGAAAGCACTTAAAAGCAGTGGTCTATCCATTTAAGAGGAACAACTTGATGCCCATAGTGGAGGGTGCACTACACACCTTCAACAGCTGACACTTCACAGGTTTTTGCTCTAAAACAATACACCAGCGTTTCCTTCTTCCCTGCTTCGCCTTGTATTAGACAGTGAAATCTTTTTTCTGACACCAGCAAACACTTGGCCCTCTTTGTTCACATGGTCTGGCAGCCCTGTTAAAACACAGGACCAATCACAAGGACACAGACATGGCCTTAACCCAGCAGAAACACATAATCTCTCAACCCTGCCTGAACCCTGCTTCAGCAGTACTCCCAGGTGCCCGGTAGGTGGAGTACGGTACGAGGATGGGCGTGGCATTTACATCATAGTCATTTGCATAGCCTCCTGCAGATGGCAACAATGAAGCCATGAATTCACCCCCAGTACCACAACAGCACAAACGATGAGGTCTGCTATCTCGCATGGAAATGATCGTGAATGACTCTTATCGACACGGTGATGGGAAACTAGGCTATTTGGACAGCACCAAAAGAGGCATGCAAAGACCTTGTGAGGGGGGAAACCGTGGACTCTGCACCCTGCAATTCATGgttaaataatgataatagaataaataaaaaaaaaagatagaaaacaGTAACACAAGCATGTAGACCCACAGCACTGAAACGCACAGATGAGCGTATTAAGAATTGCATAAGAATGTTACTCGACCTTTCATCCCCTGCAAGCTCAGAGtctgtcatgtttttgtcaAGAACAGGGGCTGGGGGACTGGAAACAAGGCTCACAGAAGCCATTGGAAAACGGATCTGCCTCCCTTCTCCCCGGCACCAGAGTGAATTAACTCAGTCACTCAAGGAGACGTTGGGTTGTGAGAGATGCTGCAAGATTTCAGACTGGAAAAAACTCACGGTGTTACATGTCTCGACTGAGACAGTAAACAGACACTCTCCTCTTTCATATCAATGACGTTTTAACTCTGTGAGCACAGCTTGATACCCCGCTTTGCTAATGTCCCGTCGGTTGACAGCTGCCATGGTGCAATagaggagacggagggagaaacagacagaaatgtaaCCATGTTCGTTGATTTCAGCATCTTCATAGGCTTTCTCAACAGGGACATCATCTCAAAATGGCTTCTGAGGTCTGCAGCCGCACATTCCTCGATTGTGTATCCCTCCACCAATATATAGTCCTCTCGGGATCTATCTAACTTGAGCGCGACAAATCCTCGTCGGCTATTGGCCAGACAGCACACGTAAAGACAGCTGCGATTCTTATTGGTCCAGAGTGTTGTCAGTTATTTTCAACATCTGCAACGACGAAGTGTATATGACGCTCAGTTCTGCCCTTTGTTAATGTTTTCATGTACGACTGTGTCATAACGACGCGAGTATAGTGcaatttaaagataaaaacagctgaagcGAATTTAACGGTTTAATTATCAGCTACGTATTTTCTGTCCTGCGTTTTCTCAAGCTCAGGCGCGCGACCGCATAACGCGTACGAACGTTGGAGGAGCTCTCGCGTATTCTCGTCACTGACCAGCAGGTGTCGCTACGAGTCTACAAAacaaaccccccaaaaaacttcaCCCTTCGCTTCCACAACACTAACGTCGAGCTAATAAACACAAAGAACGCCAGGTAGTGTGTGAAATGTTTCGTCAATGGACAAACAATATGCTTACAACGAAAGCTGCTCTTTCTAAGTTAGATATCAACACAATGTAATGTTAGCTCGTAAATTTAGCTTAATTGTGACTATTACCTGATATTTACGGATAGCTCTTTTACATTTGTAGTTTTAGGTGCTTTTAGGTAGGTCAGTCAGATAGGCTGAACGACCTCATTTGTAATGAACGCAATAATAAATGCTAATATAAAAGGTCTTATTCTGAGGGAAAATAAGAAAGAAGACGTTTTTAATTTGACCCTATATTAACGTCCCACGTTGAACTGTTTCATTAATACGTGCAATCTGTCAGATAGCCTCCAGCTAACTTTCTATCATGTGAACTTTTCAGTCATAGAGAGATGTAAGACGAGAGAGAGGACATGTAAATGTCTGAGAGTATCTCGGTGGGAGGGATTCCTGCTGCAGGAAACCTAACTAGGTGGCGTGCAGAGCTCAGAGGCTAAACCTTTCCGAGAGCGCACATAAAGAGACGGCAGCGCATCTCTGTCTCAGACACCTGATGAGCATCTTCCAAACTCTTGAAACCGGGGGACGAAACCTCATGACAGATACCTGTTGCTTTGATTTAATACAAGCaccataaaaagaaagaagcctATTAAATCTTGGAGAGCACCATCAGAGAACAGTATCACTCTATTATTACTGCCGGACGTTCAGAGATGACTCTGTCTTTTCGACGCAGGTGTTTGCTTTTGCTGTGTTTGACAGCCATCCAGAGTGGTCATGCTGCTGTACAGGTAAGTGCAATTTACTTTACATCAGtttatacaacaacaacaacttgtcCAAGAAGTCCACTGGGAGGATGTGATATGTGAAATCT includes:
- the zc3h6 gene encoding zinc finger CCCH domain-containing protein 6 encodes the protein MASVSLVSSPPAPVLDKNMTDSELAGDEREDGELEDGEIDDEGIGIEEENKESVEVNDDKEKEKEKEKCKEKEEKTHRHSRKRYKKTREKRRSKRRRRDRQKHHSPSSSSSSDSYDSDYDRPERPKNRKSQGCSRESDGQSSQHGRDSKGGHGKSPPHKSSDFDKYSDYSDDKYDYDEEEDDYEDDEYPQSKDSQSHGRGRHAKDQMRRGNMRGMKQQQYGQRGRGRGSGPGRGRGMLNKNKKLKGKPWGGRGRGRGGDQGMDEMMPEGKNSSGFQKKRPIMSKEFINQHTVEHNGRYICKYFLEGRCIKGEQCKFEHELVIPDKKKELCKFYLQGYCSKGDNCIYMHNEYPCKFFHTGAKCYQGDNCKFSHEALNDVTKELLDKIINTEEENAREDELELEDLRKQGIAPLPKPPPGVGLLPTPGQSSPTDGASGQGGKKIPSLFEIKVQPTVNLAQKIGLSGSSYSQNQGEGTSQFSGGSEDPQTGGMVPSGTSAPPIPPPGSPGPMGHPTGPPMPQSPPGFPMPPPIPPGQPPPFLGNHPQMNMQRPPFPAIPDLQMLQSLFPFPSMGQNPVELFSSFLRNQSMGQQGDPSLAFMQNLQQQMGAESQLQSLPPAVQKAIFLHLTQQQQESHQQGNEPQRAEGQDDNANRDETTNWYSSDEEDGSCVSAILKSLKKQSEMSHSKSLQAATGTPALGDPRLVKERAPPSDPRVKTDPRQRPPDMKKESDGSADPRLSRDPRKMRPMETSSYRHPGPQKPTGEEDDEGERELRDKAVLIPVDAGPGVVLRDPRCQLKQFSHIKVDILLQRPAFAQTVVWAPEDLIPSLVPKQEHSINLPLPPLIADAQMNRASLPDHPPVSSPPLTDPRLAAARLKERMSRLSSASLEARSSAERPADPRQQKTLDPRLKRAGSLDSKPLGQKEPSSGGGVVDPRLQKASVSPSPHAIRAKPEPEKLPPYAPRLASSGGGLESPTTILGGISLYDPRYQTAQAQKEQAEPPKKTGILKHPDKKDNTPPPSLSPPQRRSSFEDPKSTDIASDQTPPSSSPPVPPASPVKPPAVHNLPIQALAGLIRPQYTDPRQAKLGGQASTGVQEEAEEKKEKEKEKEQEKEQEKEKEKEKEEEEAIEEEPKQDDPDEEADDRTLKDVFKTFDPTASPFCQ